One Desulfovibrio fairfieldensis genomic window carries:
- a CDS encoding SDR family oxidoreductase translates to MSAYAALCETMTAAPSRWLVTGVAGFIGSNLLEHLLKMGQTVVGLDNFLTGYQKNLDMVRDLVGPEAWKRFTFIEGDIRDLDTCRKACEGARHVLHEAALGSVPRSIDDPLLSNSCNIDGFLNMLVAARDAKVESFVYAASSSTYGDSPELPKVEDKIGRPLSPYAVTKYVDELYADVFARCYGFTSIGLRYFNVFGQRQDPYGAYAAVIPQWFASLIKGETVYINGDGETSRDFCYIDNVVQANLLASRARAEARDKIYNVAFGQRTTLNELFLLIREEVARHLPAAATAEAVHRDFRAGDVRHSLADISRAEKLLGYEPRYDVREGLRLAGDWYAANL, encoded by the coding sequence ATGAGCGCGTATGCCGCCTTGTGCGAAACAATGACCGCCGCCCCCTCCCGTTGGCTGGTGACCGGCGTGGCGGGTTTCATCGGCTCCAATCTGCTGGAGCATCTTTTGAAAATGGGCCAGACCGTGGTGGGACTGGACAACTTTCTCACCGGCTATCAGAAAAACCTGGATATGGTCCGCGACCTGGTGGGGCCGGAGGCCTGGAAGCGTTTTACCTTCATTGAAGGCGACATCCGCGACCTGGATACCTGCCGCAAGGCCTGCGAGGGAGCGCGGCACGTGCTGCACGAGGCCGCCCTGGGTTCGGTGCCGCGTTCCATCGACGATCCCCTGCTCTCCAACAGCTGCAATATCGACGGCTTTCTGAACATGCTGGTGGCCGCGCGCGACGCCAAGGTGGAAAGTTTCGTCTACGCCGCGTCTTCCTCCACCTACGGCGATTCGCCGGAGCTGCCCAAAGTGGAAGACAAGATCGGCCGTCCGCTCTCGCCCTACGCCGTGACCAAGTATGTGGACGAGCTGTATGCCGATGTCTTTGCCCGCTGCTACGGTTTCACCAGCATCGGCCTGCGCTATTTCAACGTCTTCGGCCAGCGTCAGGACCCCTACGGCGCGTATGCGGCGGTAATTCCGCAGTGGTTCGCCAGCCTGATCAAGGGCGAAACCGTGTACATCAACGGCGACGGCGAAACCAGCCGCGACTTCTGCTACATCGACAATGTGGTGCAGGCCAATCTGCTGGCGAGCCGCGCCCGCGCGGAAGCCCGCGACAAGATTTACAATGTGGCCTTCGGCCAGCGCACGACACTGAACGAACTGTTTCTGCTGATCCGGGAGGAAGTGGCCCGGCATCTGCCCGCCGCCGCCACGGCTGAAGCCGTGCACCGCGATTTCCGCGCGGGCGACGTGCGCCATTCGCTGGCGGACATCAGCCGGGCCGAAAAGCTGCTGGGCTATGAGCCGCGCTACGACGTGCGCGAGGGCCTGCGCCTGGCCGGGGACTGGTACGCGGCCAACCTGTAG
- a CDS encoding CidA/LrgA family protein, with translation MRQTLTLLWQMGILAAFAWAADWLARTCDLPIPGNVLGIIVLFLLLCTGVVKESHISEAANFLLKHLVFFFVPIAVGLMNWGGVFYDYGWVLLAAIVISTALPLLVVGWLAGALRRRPEKGAESCGQ, from the coding sequence ATGCGGCAGACTCTGACCCTGCTCTGGCAAATGGGCATCCTGGCTGCTTTCGCCTGGGCGGCGGACTGGCTGGCGCGGACGTGCGACCTGCCTATCCCCGGCAATGTGCTGGGCATCATCGTGCTTTTCCTTCTGCTCTGCACGGGCGTGGTCAAGGAAAGCCACATCAGCGAGGCCGCCAATTTTCTGCTCAAGCACCTGGTGTTCTTTTTTGTCCCCATCGCGGTGGGGCTCATGAACTGGGGCGGCGTCTTTTACGATTACGGCTGGGTTCTGCTGGCGGCCATTGTGATCAGCACGGCCCTGCCCCTGCTCGTGGTGGGCTGGCTGGCCGGGGCCCTGCGCCGCCGCCCTGAGAAAGGAGCGGAGTCATGTGGTCAGTGA